One Lemur catta isolate mLemCat1 chromosome 15, mLemCat1.pri, whole genome shotgun sequence genomic window carries:
- the TMEM132E gene encoding transmembrane protein 132E isoform X1 produces MAPGMSGRGGAALLCLSALLAHASGRSHPASPSPPGLQASPVLPVSYRLSHTRLAFFLREARPPSPAVTNGSLQRSEPFVVFQTKELPVLNVSLGPFSTSQVVARELLQPSSTLDIPERLTVNWKVRAFIVRARVPASQPVAQVLFYVAGRDWDDFGVTERLPCVRLHAFRDAREVKSSCRLGGGLATCLVRAELPLAWFGPPAPAAPPTARRKSPDGLEPEAAGESQQAELYYTLHAPDASGGCGGSRRGAGPGAGARAESPTQHPLLRIGSISLFRPPPRRTLQEHRLDSNLMIRLPDRPLKPGEVLSILLYLAPNSSSPSSASLEHFTLRVKAKKGVTLLGTKSRSGQWHVTSELLTGAKHSTATVDVAWAQGTPLPPWEGQGPLEILQLDFEMENFTSQSVKRRIMWHIDYRGHGALPDLERAVTELTVIQRDVQAILPLAMDTEIINTAILTGRTVAIPVKVIAIEVTGLVLDVSTLVECESDNEDIIKVSSSCDYVFVSGKESRGSMNARVTFRYDVLNAPLEMTVWVPKLPLRIELSDARLSQVKGWRVPILPDRRSARESEDEEEEEEERRQSASRGCTLQYQHATLQVFTQFHTTSSEGTDQVVTMLGPDWLVEVTDLVSDFMRVGDPRVAHMVDSSTLAGLEPGTTPFKVVSPLTEDVLGETLLTVTEEKVSITQLQAQVVASLALSLRPSPGSSHTILATTAAQQTLSFLKQEALLSLWLSYSDGTTAPLSLYSPRDYGLLVSSLDEHVATVTQDRAFPLVVAEAEGAGELLRAELTIAESCQKTKRKSVLATTPVGLRVRFGRDEEDPTYDYPGPSQPGPGGGEDEARGAGLPGSAAPAPEAPGPGTASPAAPPTEDFLPLPTGFLQMPRGLTDLEIGMYALLGVFCLAILVFLINCIVFVLRYRHKRIPPEGQTSMDHSHHWVFLGNGQPLRVQGELSPPAGNPLEAVPACCHGDHHSSGSSQTSVQSQVHGRGDGSSGGSARDQAEDPASSPTSKRKRVKFTTFTTLPSEELAYDSVPAGEEEEEEEEDLGWGCPDVAGTTRPTAPPDLHNYMRRIKEIA; encoded by the exons CCTCCGGCCGCTCCCACCcggccagccccagcccacccgGGCTGCAGGCCAGCCCAGTGCTGCCGGTCAGCTACCGCCTGTCGCACACCAGGCTGGCCTTCTTCCTGCGGGAAGCGCGGCCCCCGTCACCCGCGGTCACCAACGGCTCCCTGCAGCGCTCCGAGCCCTTCGTGGTGTTCCAGACCAAGGAGCTGCCGGTCCTCAACGTCTCCCTGGGGCCCTTCAGCACCAGCCAGGTGGTGGCGCGGGAGCTCCTGCAGCCGTCCAGCACCCTGGACATCCCCGAGCGCCTGACGGTCAACTGGAAGGTGCGGGCCTTCATCGTCCGCGCCCGCGTGCCCGCCTCGCAGCCCGTGGCCCAGGTGCTGTTCTACGTGGCCGGCCGGGACTGGGACGACTTCGGCGTCACCGAGCGGCTGCCCTGCGTCCGCCTGCACGCCTTCCGCGATGCCCGGGAGGTCAAGAGCTCCTGCCGCCTCGGCGGGGGCCTGGCCACGTGTCTCGTGCGCGCCGAGCTGCCCCTGGCCTGGTTTGGGCCCCCGGCGCCGGCCGCCCCGCCCACGGCCCGCCGCAAGTCGCCGGACGGGCTGGAGCCCGAGGCGGCGGGGGAGAGCCAGCAGGCGGAGCTCTACTACACCCTCCACGCCCCGGATGCGTCGGGGGGCTGCGGGGGCTCCCGTCGGGGGGCCGGGCCCGGCGCGGGGGCCCGGGCGGAGAGCCCCACGCAGCACCCGCTCCTGCGCATCGGGAGCATCAGTCTGTTCCGCCCGCCCCCCAGGAGGACCCTGCAGGAGCACAGGCTGGACAGCAACCTGATGATCCGCCTGCCCGACCGGCCCCTCAAGCCCGGGGAAGTGCTCAGCATCCTCCTGTACCTGGCCCCCAACTCCTCCTCGCCCTCCAGCGCCAGCCTGGAGCATTTCACACTCAG GGTGAAGGCCAAGAAGGGCGTGACCCTTCTAGGCACCAAGTCACGGAGTGGCCAGTGGCATGTGACCTCGGAGCTGCTGACTGGGGCAAAGCACTCGACAGCCACTGTGGATGTGGCCTGGGCTCAGGGCACGCCCCTGCCCCCCTG GGAGGGCCAGGGCCCCTTGGAGATCCTGCAGCTGGACTTCGAGATGGAGAACTTCACCAGCCAGTCAGTCAAGCGGAGGATCATGTGGCACATCGACTACCGCGGCCATGGCGCCCTGCCCGACCTGGAGCGAGCGGTCACCGAGCTGACAGTCATTCAGCGAGACGTGCAGGCCATCCTGCCCCTGGCCATG GACACAGAGATCATCAACACGGCCATCCTGACTGGCCGGACAGTGGCCATCCCCGTCAAGGTCATTGCCATTGAGGTGACTGGCCTGGTCCTAGATGTCTCCACCCTCGTGGAATGCGAGTCTGACAATGAGGACATCATTAAG GTATCCAGCAGCTGCGACTACGTGTTTGTGAGCGGAAAGGAGTCTCGAGGGTCCATGAACGCCAGGGTCACCTTCCGCTACGACGTCCTCAATGCCCCCCTGGAAATGACGGTCTGGGTCCCCAAGCTGCCCTTGCGCATTGAGCTCTCGGATGCCCGCCTCAGCCAAGTGAAGGGCTGGAGGGTACCTATCCTTCCCGACCGGAG GTCAGCCCGGGAGAgcgaggacgaggaggaggaggaggaggagcggcGGCAGAGTGCGAGCCGCGGCTGCACCCTGCAGTACCAGCACGCCACCCTGCAGGTCTTCACCCAGTTCCACACCACCTCGTCCGAGGGCACCGACCAGGTGGTCACCATGCTGGGCCCCGACTGGCTGGTGGAGGTCACTGACCTAGTCAGTGACTTCATGCGGGTGGGCGACCCCCGAGTGGCACACATGGTGGACAGCAGCACGCTGGCGGGCCTGGAGCCGGGCACCACCCCCTTTAAG GTGGTGTCCCCACTGACCGAGGACGTGCTCGGGGAGACGCTGCTGACGGTGACAGAGGAGAAGGTCAGCATCACACAACTGCAGGCCCAGGTGGTGGCCAGCCTGGCCCTCTCCCTGCGGCCCAGCCCTGGGAGCAGCCACACCATCCTGGCCACCACGGCCGCCCAGCAGACCCTCAGCTTCCTCAAGCAG gaagccctcctgagCCTCTGGCTCTCCTATAGTGATGGCACCACGGCCCCACTCTCCCTCTACAGCCCCCGGGACTACGGGCTGCTGGTGAGCAGCTTGGACGAGCACGTGGCCACTGTGACACAGGACCGGGCCTTCCCGCTGGTGGTGGCGGaggcggagggggcgggggagcTGCTCCGGGCGGAGCTAACCATCGCCGAGAGCTGCCAGAAAACCAAGCGCAAGAGTGTGCTGGCCACGACGCCCGTGGGCCTGCGGGTGCGCTTTGGAAGGGACGAGGAGGACCCCACCTACGACTACCCGGGCCCCAGCCAGCCAGGGCCCGGCGGGGGCGAGGACGAGGCCCGGGGCGCCGGCCTGCCCGGCTCTGCGGCCCCCGCCCCGGAGGCCCCGGGCCCGGGCACCGCCAGCCCGGCCGCGCCGCCCACGGAAGACTTCCTGCCGCTGCCCACCGGCTTCCTTCAGATGCCGCGGGGGCTGACCGACCTGGAGATCGGCATGTACGCGCTGCTGGGCGTCTTCTGCCTCGCCATCCTCGTCTTCCTCATCAACTGCATCGTCTTCGTGCTGCGCTACCGGCACAAGCGCATCCCGCCCGAGGGCCAGACCAGCATGGACCACTCCCACCACTGGGTGTTCCTGGGCAACGGGCAGCCGCTGCGGGTGCAAGGCGAGCTCTCGCCGCCCGCCGGCAACCCGCTGGAGGCCGTGCCCGCCTGCTGCCACGGCGACCACCACAGCAGCGGCAGCTCCCAGACCAGCGTGCAGAGCCAGGTGCACGGCCGGGGCGACGGCTCCTCGGGCGGCTCGGCCCGGGACCAGGCCGAGGACCCCGCCAGCTCGCCCACCTCCAAGCGCAAGCGGGTCAAGTTCACCACCTTCACCACGCTGCCCTCCGAGGAGCTGGCGTATGACTCGGTGCCCGCCGgcgaagaggaggaggaggaggaagaggacctGGGTTGGGGCTGCCCGGATGTGGCGGGCACCACGCGGCCCACTGCACCCCCGGACCTGCACAATTACATGCGCAGAATCAAAGAGATTGCCTAG
- the TMEM132E gene encoding transmembrane protein 132E isoform X2, whose protein sequence is MAPGMSGRGGAALLCLSALLAHASGRSHPASPSPPGLQASPVLPVSYRLSHTRLAFFLREARPPSPAVTNGSLQRSEPFVVFQTKELPVLNVSLGPFSTSQVVARELLQPSSTLDIPERLTVNWKVRAFIVRARVPASQPVAQVLFYVAGRDWDDFGVTERLPCVRLHAFRDAREHPLLRIGSISLFRPPPRRTLQEHRLDSNLMIRLPDRPLKPGEVLSILLYLAPNSSSPSSASLEHFTLRVKAKKGVTLLGTKSRSGQWHVTSELLTGAKHSTATVDVAWAQGTPLPPWEGQGPLEILQLDFEMENFTSQSVKRRIMWHIDYRGHGALPDLERAVTELTVIQRDVQAILPLAMDTEIINTAILTGRTVAIPVKVIAIEVTGLVLDVSTLVECESDNEDIIKVSSSCDYVFVSGKESRGSMNARVTFRYDVLNAPLEMTVWVPKLPLRIELSDARLSQVKGWRVPILPDRRSARESEDEEEEEEERRQSASRGCTLQYQHATLQVFTQFHTTSSEGTDQVVTMLGPDWLVEVTDLVSDFMRVGDPRVAHMVDSSTLAGLEPGTTPFKVVSPLTEDVLGETLLTVTEEKVSITQLQAQVVASLALSLRPSPGSSHTILATTAAQQTLSFLKQEALLSLWLSYSDGTTAPLSLYSPRDYGLLVSSLDEHVATVTQDRAFPLVVAEAEGAGELLRAELTIAESCQKTKRKSVLATTPVGLRVRFGRDEEDPTYDYPGPSQPGPGGGEDEARGAGLPGSAAPAPEAPGPGTASPAAPPTEDFLPLPTGFLQMPRGLTDLEIGMYALLGVFCLAILVFLINCIVFVLRYRHKRIPPEGQTSMDHSHHWVFLGNGQPLRVQGELSPPAGNPLEAVPACCHGDHHSSGSSQTSVQSQVHGRGDGSSGGSARDQAEDPASSPTSKRKRVKFTTFTTLPSEELAYDSVPAGEEEEEEEEDLGWGCPDVAGTTRPTAPPDLHNYMRRIKEIA, encoded by the exons CCTCCGGCCGCTCCCACCcggccagccccagcccacccgGGCTGCAGGCCAGCCCAGTGCTGCCGGTCAGCTACCGCCTGTCGCACACCAGGCTGGCCTTCTTCCTGCGGGAAGCGCGGCCCCCGTCACCCGCGGTCACCAACGGCTCCCTGCAGCGCTCCGAGCCCTTCGTGGTGTTCCAGACCAAGGAGCTGCCGGTCCTCAACGTCTCCCTGGGGCCCTTCAGCACCAGCCAGGTGGTGGCGCGGGAGCTCCTGCAGCCGTCCAGCACCCTGGACATCCCCGAGCGCCTGACGGTCAACTGGAAGGTGCGGGCCTTCATCGTCCGCGCCCGCGTGCCCGCCTCGCAGCCCGTGGCCCAGGTGCTGTTCTACGTGGCCGGCCGGGACTGGGACGACTTCGGCGTCACCGAGCGGCTGCCCTGCGTCCGCCTGCACGCCTTCCGCGATGCCCGGGAG CACCCGCTCCTGCGCATCGGGAGCATCAGTCTGTTCCGCCCGCCCCCCAGGAGGACCCTGCAGGAGCACAGGCTGGACAGCAACCTGATGATCCGCCTGCCCGACCGGCCCCTCAAGCCCGGGGAAGTGCTCAGCATCCTCCTGTACCTGGCCCCCAACTCCTCCTCGCCCTCCAGCGCCAGCCTGGAGCATTTCACACTCAG GGTGAAGGCCAAGAAGGGCGTGACCCTTCTAGGCACCAAGTCACGGAGTGGCCAGTGGCATGTGACCTCGGAGCTGCTGACTGGGGCAAAGCACTCGACAGCCACTGTGGATGTGGCCTGGGCTCAGGGCACGCCCCTGCCCCCCTG GGAGGGCCAGGGCCCCTTGGAGATCCTGCAGCTGGACTTCGAGATGGAGAACTTCACCAGCCAGTCAGTCAAGCGGAGGATCATGTGGCACATCGACTACCGCGGCCATGGCGCCCTGCCCGACCTGGAGCGAGCGGTCACCGAGCTGACAGTCATTCAGCGAGACGTGCAGGCCATCCTGCCCCTGGCCATG GACACAGAGATCATCAACACGGCCATCCTGACTGGCCGGACAGTGGCCATCCCCGTCAAGGTCATTGCCATTGAGGTGACTGGCCTGGTCCTAGATGTCTCCACCCTCGTGGAATGCGAGTCTGACAATGAGGACATCATTAAG GTATCCAGCAGCTGCGACTACGTGTTTGTGAGCGGAAAGGAGTCTCGAGGGTCCATGAACGCCAGGGTCACCTTCCGCTACGACGTCCTCAATGCCCCCCTGGAAATGACGGTCTGGGTCCCCAAGCTGCCCTTGCGCATTGAGCTCTCGGATGCCCGCCTCAGCCAAGTGAAGGGCTGGAGGGTACCTATCCTTCCCGACCGGAG GTCAGCCCGGGAGAgcgaggacgaggaggaggaggaggaggagcggcGGCAGAGTGCGAGCCGCGGCTGCACCCTGCAGTACCAGCACGCCACCCTGCAGGTCTTCACCCAGTTCCACACCACCTCGTCCGAGGGCACCGACCAGGTGGTCACCATGCTGGGCCCCGACTGGCTGGTGGAGGTCACTGACCTAGTCAGTGACTTCATGCGGGTGGGCGACCCCCGAGTGGCACACATGGTGGACAGCAGCACGCTGGCGGGCCTGGAGCCGGGCACCACCCCCTTTAAG GTGGTGTCCCCACTGACCGAGGACGTGCTCGGGGAGACGCTGCTGACGGTGACAGAGGAGAAGGTCAGCATCACACAACTGCAGGCCCAGGTGGTGGCCAGCCTGGCCCTCTCCCTGCGGCCCAGCCCTGGGAGCAGCCACACCATCCTGGCCACCACGGCCGCCCAGCAGACCCTCAGCTTCCTCAAGCAG gaagccctcctgagCCTCTGGCTCTCCTATAGTGATGGCACCACGGCCCCACTCTCCCTCTACAGCCCCCGGGACTACGGGCTGCTGGTGAGCAGCTTGGACGAGCACGTGGCCACTGTGACACAGGACCGGGCCTTCCCGCTGGTGGTGGCGGaggcggagggggcgggggagcTGCTCCGGGCGGAGCTAACCATCGCCGAGAGCTGCCAGAAAACCAAGCGCAAGAGTGTGCTGGCCACGACGCCCGTGGGCCTGCGGGTGCGCTTTGGAAGGGACGAGGAGGACCCCACCTACGACTACCCGGGCCCCAGCCAGCCAGGGCCCGGCGGGGGCGAGGACGAGGCCCGGGGCGCCGGCCTGCCCGGCTCTGCGGCCCCCGCCCCGGAGGCCCCGGGCCCGGGCACCGCCAGCCCGGCCGCGCCGCCCACGGAAGACTTCCTGCCGCTGCCCACCGGCTTCCTTCAGATGCCGCGGGGGCTGACCGACCTGGAGATCGGCATGTACGCGCTGCTGGGCGTCTTCTGCCTCGCCATCCTCGTCTTCCTCATCAACTGCATCGTCTTCGTGCTGCGCTACCGGCACAAGCGCATCCCGCCCGAGGGCCAGACCAGCATGGACCACTCCCACCACTGGGTGTTCCTGGGCAACGGGCAGCCGCTGCGGGTGCAAGGCGAGCTCTCGCCGCCCGCCGGCAACCCGCTGGAGGCCGTGCCCGCCTGCTGCCACGGCGACCACCACAGCAGCGGCAGCTCCCAGACCAGCGTGCAGAGCCAGGTGCACGGCCGGGGCGACGGCTCCTCGGGCGGCTCGGCCCGGGACCAGGCCGAGGACCCCGCCAGCTCGCCCACCTCCAAGCGCAAGCGGGTCAAGTTCACCACCTTCACCACGCTGCCCTCCGAGGAGCTGGCGTATGACTCGGTGCCCGCCGgcgaagaggaggaggaggaggaagaggacctGGGTTGGGGCTGCCCGGATGTGGCGGGCACCACGCGGCCCACTGCACCCCCGGACCTGCACAATTACATGCGCAGAATCAAAGAGATTGCCTAG